From Alienimonas californiensis, a single genomic window includes:
- a CDS encoding glycosyltransferase family 4 protein, which translates to MSDSLRILIDTEHAAIVGGAETYLRAVLPQLVAAGHELAVVTARPADGPSSIVAQIPGLRCWTREGNSPDTLLAEIADWRPDVVYSHGAGDPAWEAALAGRFPTVLYAHNYHGACVSGTKRFARPRVQTCCRTLGPGCLALYLPRGCGGRSPATMLRSYAVQRRRQANLTRFRAVLVASAAMQEEYARHGVPADRLRLVPLFPPDAVPDPAPPAPRDRSDRVLFVGRVTELKGLSHLIPALATASAELGRRLSLTVAGDGPALAEAEDLARQTGVPAEFPGWVDADRRQAAMRSADLLAVPSLWPEPFGLVGVEAGCVGLPAVGYATGGIPDWLIPGVSGESAPGDRPNPAALAAALVRALADDAHFNRLRVGAWETARRFGADAHVRQLVAVLRDAAAPSTRPNNALKLEWNGFGGRCR; encoded by the coding sequence ATGAGCGATTCGCTGCGAATCCTGATCGACACGGAGCACGCCGCGATCGTCGGCGGGGCGGAGACTTATCTACGGGCCGTGCTGCCGCAGCTCGTCGCGGCGGGGCATGAGTTGGCCGTCGTCACCGCCCGACCCGCGGACGGCCCCAGTTCAATCGTCGCCCAGATCCCCGGCCTGCGGTGCTGGACGCGGGAGGGAAACTCTCCGGACACGCTATTGGCGGAGATCGCCGACTGGCGGCCGGACGTGGTCTATTCGCACGGCGCGGGCGATCCGGCCTGGGAGGCGGCCCTCGCCGGGCGGTTCCCGACCGTGCTGTACGCCCACAACTACCACGGCGCCTGCGTGAGCGGCACGAAACGCTTCGCCCGGCCCCGCGTGCAAACCTGTTGCCGCACGCTGGGGCCGGGCTGTCTGGCCCTGTACCTGCCCCGCGGGTGCGGCGGGCGGAGCCCGGCGACGATGCTGCGTTCCTACGCCGTGCAGCGCCGGCGACAGGCGAACCTGACGCGGTTCCGGGCGGTGCTGGTCGCCAGCGCCGCGATGCAGGAGGAATACGCGCGCCACGGCGTGCCGGCGGACCGGTTGCGCCTCGTGCCGCTGTTCCCCCCGGACGCCGTGCCGGACCCCGCCCCGCCGGCGCCGCGGGACCGTAGCGACCGCGTGCTGTTCGTCGGCCGCGTCACGGAACTGAAGGGGCTGAGCCACTTGATCCCGGCGCTGGCTACAGCGTCCGCGGAATTGGGCCGGCGGCTCTCGCTGACCGTCGCCGGCGACGGCCCGGCACTGGCGGAGGCGGAGGACCTCGCCCGGCAAACCGGCGTGCCGGCGGAGTTCCCCGGCTGGGTCGACGCGGACCGCCGACAGGCGGCGATGCGCTCCGCCGATCTGCTGGCGGTGCCCAGCCTGTGGCCGGAACCGTTCGGGCTGGTGGGCGTCGAAGCCGGCTGCGTCGGCCTGCCGGCGGTCGGCTACGCGACCGGCGGCATTCCGGACTGGCTGATCCCCGGCGTCAGCGGCGAGTCCGCCCCCGGCGATCGCCCCAACCCGGCGGCCCTCGCCGCGGCGCTGGTCCGGGCGCTGGCCGACGACGCTCATTTCAATCGTCTCCGCGTCGGCGCCTGGGAGACCGCCCGCCGCTTCGGCGCCGACGCCCACGTCCGTCAGCTCGTCGCCGTGCTGCGGGACGCCGCGGCGCCCTCCACCCGCCCAAACAATGCGTTGAAGTTGGAGTGGAACGGCTTCGGCGGGAGGTGCAGATAG
- a CDS encoding glycosyltransferase family 4 protein: protein MNTVLVHGAPAGPGGLGAQVRSAAAGLAALGPVVALGPGRAGNGTADAADDALSAVEWLREPGLRPRGTAAALGRRLCPGRVQAIGDARLGRWAAGELDRLRPDRVYAFTQVALESLRWAAAAGSPSCLDNPNGHLRGFAEAYEGEARRLTGRRYRGHPSPAAVRRVEEEYALADRIRVSSDWAKRSMTDRGVDGDKIVVVPQPLDLARFAPAEKRPEPTGPLNVAFVGTLDLRKGFVPLLRTVRRLGPDRVRLRIVGATGDRTCRRLFEREAAGLPVEAAPGDPRPVLQRSELLVLPSLEDGFGFVVAEAMACGLPVVVTDACGAAALVTPGETGWVVPAGDPATLSDALADALREALAVRDRLPAMGRRARADLTAALARPGVNDLSACFPTAPAPAGGER from the coding sequence ATGAACACGGTGCTCGTTCACGGCGCCCCGGCCGGGCCGGGGGGGCTCGGGGCTCAGGTTCGCAGCGCCGCCGCGGGGCTAGCCGCCCTGGGCCCGGTCGTCGCCCTGGGTCCCGGCCGGGCGGGGAACGGCACCGCCGACGCGGCCGACGACGCCCTGTCCGCCGTCGAGTGGCTCCGCGAACCGGGGCTGCGGCCCCGGGGCACGGCAGCGGCCCTCGGGCGGCGGCTCTGCCCGGGCCGGGTGCAGGCGATCGGCGACGCCCGCCTCGGCCGCTGGGCGGCGGGGGAACTCGACCGCCTCCGCCCGGACCGCGTGTACGCCTTCACCCAGGTGGCGCTGGAGTCGCTCCGCTGGGCGGCGGCGGCGGGGTCGCCCTCCTGCCTGGACAACCCCAACGGCCACCTCCGCGGCTTCGCCGAGGCCTACGAAGGCGAGGCCCGCCGGCTGACCGGCCGCCGCTATCGCGGTCATCCCAGCCCGGCGGCGGTGCGGCGGGTGGAAGAGGAATACGCCCTCGCCGACCGCATCCGCGTCTCCTCCGACTGGGCGAAGCGGTCGATGACCGACCGCGGCGTGGACGGCGACAAGATCGTCGTCGTCCCCCAACCGCTGGACCTCGCCCGGTTCGCCCCCGCCGAGAAGCGGCCGGAGCCGACCGGACCGTTGAACGTGGCGTTCGTCGGCACGCTGGACCTGCGCAAGGGGTTCGTCCCGCTGCTGCGGACGGTGCGGCGGCTCGGGCCGGACCGCGTGCGGCTGCGGATCGTCGGGGCGACCGGCGACCGGACCTGCCGGCGGCTGTTCGAGCGGGAAGCGGCCGGGCTGCCCGTCGAGGCCGCCCCCGGCGACCCGCGGCCGGTGTTGCAGCGGTCGGAGCTGCTCGTGCTGCCGAGCCTGGAGGACGGGTTCGGCTTCGTCGTCGCCGAGGCGATGGCCTGCGGGTTGCCGGTCGTCGTCACCGACGCCTGCGGGGCCGCCGCGTTGGTCACGCCCGGCGAAACCGGCTGGGTCGTCCCCGCCGGCGACCCCGCAACGCTCAGCGACGCCCTGGCCGACGCCCTGCGGGAGGCCCTTGCTGTCCGGGATCGGCTGCCGGCAATGGGTCGGCGGGCGCGGGCGGACCTCACGGCGGCGCTCGCCCGGCCGGGGGTCAACGACCTGTCCGCCTGCTTCCCCACGGCCCCCGCTCCGGCCGGGGGGGAAAGATGA
- a CDS encoding glycosyltransferase family 4 protein produces the protein MLDFLSVNYELPPGPAGAIQAGRALTALRDRGWRFEALTATPDVELPGVRTHHVPDPGPSRLARRVERSPLRALAPWLIRPDRSVSWVEPALARARALVAERRPRFLVGYVMPYAAGLVGVRLAEETGLPLVIVLGDSPTCGDMHPVYPSRGHLRELRELEDRFVRQAAAVAYVSQVNADRVRDRQPEALRNRVHVVRRAASPAFRPASDPPVGEKTPVPDRVVIRYLGALGGWHHWWQRRPRLTRLRRAVEGLGSYRAASLDYRTHSPVHLGMAVRALTAERPEWAGRVTVQTFGGNAASPEIIRQVLRTAGVEDAVEVHPGVPAAEVGALAAGADLLFLCLPQRRDGGAGGIISAKTYEYLATDRPILAAVPRGENWNYLEGRPGVWLTEPDDVAGMQAAVEAVCEAKLTAGAPLRFDRSVLWPELSPEGRAGELAALFEQVCPGGPIARAAERPAATASPA, from the coding sequence GTGCTCGATTTTCTGTCCGTCAACTACGAACTGCCCCCCGGGCCGGCGGGGGCGATCCAGGCCGGGCGGGCGCTGACCGCCCTGCGGGACCGCGGGTGGCGGTTCGAAGCCCTCACCGCCACGCCCGACGTCGAACTGCCCGGCGTGCGGACGCACCACGTTCCCGACCCCGGCCCGTCGCGGCTGGCCCGGCGGGTGGAACGCTCCCCGCTGCGGGCGCTGGCCCCCTGGCTGATTCGGCCGGACCGCTCCGTCTCCTGGGTCGAACCGGCGCTGGCCCGGGCCCGTGCGCTGGTCGCGGAACGGCGGCCCCGGTTCCTCGTCGGCTACGTCATGCCCTACGCCGCGGGGCTGGTCGGCGTGCGGCTGGCGGAGGAAACCGGCCTGCCGCTGGTGATCGTGCTGGGCGACTCACCGACCTGCGGCGACATGCACCCGGTCTACCCCAGCCGCGGACACCTCCGCGAACTGCGGGAGTTGGAAGACCGCTTCGTCCGTCAGGCCGCCGCCGTGGCGTACGTCTCGCAGGTGAACGCCGACCGTGTGCGGGACCGCCAGCCGGAGGCCCTGCGGAACCGCGTGCACGTCGTCCGCCGGGCCGCCTCCCCGGCGTTCCGCCCCGCTTCCGATCCGCCCGTGGGGGAAAAGACCCCGGTGCCGGACCGCGTTGTGATTCGCTACCTCGGGGCGTTGGGCGGGTGGCATCACTGGTGGCAGCGCCGGCCCCGGCTGACGCGGCTCCGCCGGGCGGTCGAGGGGCTGGGAAGTTACCGGGCCGCGTCGCTGGACTACCGCACGCACTCCCCGGTGCATCTCGGGATGGCTGTGCGGGCGCTCACGGCCGAGCGGCCGGAGTGGGCCGGCCGCGTGACGGTGCAGACCTTTGGGGGAAACGCCGCCTCGCCGGAGATCATCCGGCAGGTTCTGCGAACCGCGGGCGTCGAGGATGCGGTCGAGGTGCATCCCGGCGTGCCGGCGGCGGAGGTCGGCGCCCTCGCCGCGGGGGCCGACCTGCTGTTCCTCTGCCTGCCGCAGCGACGGGACGGCGGCGCCGGCGGGATCATCTCCGCGAAGACCTACGAGTACCTCGCGACGGATCGCCCGATCCTCGCCGCCGTCCCGCGGGGCGAGAACTGGAACTACCTCGAAGGCCGCCCCGGCGTCTGGCTGACGGAGCCGGACGACGTCGCGGGGATGCAGGCCGCCGTGGAGGCGGTCTGCGAGGCGAAGCTGACCGCGGGCGCCCCGCTGCGGTTCGATCGCTCCGTCCTTTGGCCGGAACTGAGCCCCGAAGGCCGGGCTGGCGAACTGGCGGCGCTGTTCGAACAGGTCTGCCCCGGCGGTCCGATCGCCCGAGCCGCCGAGCGCCCCGCGGCCACCGCGAGCCCCGCATGA
- a CDS encoding polysaccharide pyruvyl transferase family protein has translation MISPRRTGRSAGPGATQPGGFRVPRPPLGYLGGNRLNLGDACLYEAAVRLLGPLEPFRPAGPFRIASRLRLPGAGRVRWRGVVLGGGTLLNDYSLARCRTAMRLGLPLHSLGTGAGSGGHNMPGVVDLSGWRPILPHFANLGVRGPLSLRMVEELGASQAEIVGDAALAFAHERPVVPRPAVKRFGVNLVRPFKFADYDEERLIEAGRACEELVRRGWEPVAVPMVDEDVGTLERSLPASVLRRLNRVETPASPAEVFRRVQDCTVMISMRLHGAVLASCVGTPPVIVSYGDKCRDFAESMDLAPFVTPIHTLRAADVLDRVLEIDAAGETLRATIAGRAYAYRRRLEAYAARLPGRRDLAASDER, from the coding sequence TTGATCTCGCCTCGACGAACAGGCCGAAGCGCCGGCCCAGGGGCGACGCAGCCGGGGGGGTTCCGCGTCCCGCGGCCGCCGCTGGGATATCTGGGGGGGAATCGGCTGAACCTGGGAGACGCCTGCCTGTATGAGGCGGCGGTCCGATTGCTGGGGCCGCTGGAGCCTTTTCGACCGGCCGGGCCGTTCCGGATCGCTTCGCGACTGCGGCTGCCCGGGGCGGGGCGGGTCCGCTGGCGGGGAGTGGTGCTGGGCGGGGGCACGCTGCTCAACGACTACTCCCTGGCTCGCTGCCGCACGGCGATGCGGCTGGGGCTGCCCCTGCACAGCCTGGGCACCGGGGCCGGCAGCGGGGGGCACAATATGCCCGGCGTCGTCGATCTGTCCGGCTGGCGCCCGATCCTGCCGCATTTCGCCAACCTCGGCGTCCGCGGGCCGCTGTCGCTGCGAATGGTGGAGGAACTCGGGGCCTCGCAGGCGGAGATCGTCGGCGACGCCGCCCTCGCCTTCGCCCACGAGCGCCCCGTCGTCCCCCGCCCGGCGGTCAAGCGGTTCGGCGTCAACCTCGTCCGGCCGTTCAAGTTCGCGGACTACGACGAAGAACGCCTGATCGAGGCGGGCCGGGCCTGCGAGGAATTGGTCCGACGGGGGTGGGAGCCGGTCGCGGTCCCGATGGTCGACGAAGACGTCGGCACGCTCGAACGCAGCTTGCCCGCGTCGGTGTTGCGGCGCCTGAACCGGGTGGAGACGCCCGCCTCGCCGGCGGAGGTTTTCCGCAGGGTTCAGGACTGCACGGTGATGATCTCCATGCGGCTGCACGGGGCGGTGCTCGCCAGTTGCGTGGGCACGCCGCCGGTGATCGTCAGCTACGGCGACAAGTGCCGGGACTTCGCGGAGTCGATGGATCTGGCCCCCTTCGTCACGCCGATTCACACGCTCCGAGCCGCGGACGTGCTGGACCGCGTGCTGGAGATCGACGCCGCCGGCGAGACGCTGCGGGCGACGATCGCGGGGCGGGCGTACGCTTACCGGCGCCGGCTGGAGGCGTACGCCGCGCGACTGCCCGGCCGTCGCGACCTGGCGGCGTCGGACGAACGCTGA
- a CDS encoding polysaccharide biosynthesis C-terminal domain-containing protein translates to MSRTRRSLYGFVASAGFSAVTLIGGLAVSPLLVGWLGAEAFGAWRAWLELMAWLTLLDFGLRGSLAPLLSRALAGGGGTLPAVLSVAGRSSRRAGALKALACIAAVPVIGWLIPVGPGLMGDLRTACVVSAVGLAVSSLDYVRTLIECRQQPYVVIGLSLLQYVATTAIALLAAWAGAGITGQAVGALVGTVCFHVGLVAIELRRNTPLFVRAAPSRPDPAAQPATPDPNEDPNEDRNEDRNEDRNEDRNEDRNEDRNEDRNEDRNEGPNEGPNEDPNEGPASGAGETRRLGKELRSLQTPIFIRQLGGQMSLFSDSLIVAAMLDPAAVAGFFFTRRIAELIRGQVAALSSATWAGLGDLYHSGERETYRTRVLELTKLTAAMSVVGLVPTLLLNESFVVLWAGREYYSGSLVTAAAVAASFILPVTVVWDWCFQVTGSVRSLVPMSVAAAVLNLALSVGLTPWYGVAGPLLGTALSYAATGLWYEPVLMGRELGFSVRRLYAAVAAPLPAGVAAWLLGWWLLPQVPAWATTTWAGLIVCGGLTSLCCAAAVGLTAFNRAERRRWRDRILHAVRGRVA, encoded by the coding sequence ATGTCACGAACCCGCCGGTCCCTGTACGGGTTCGTCGCCTCGGCGGGGTTCTCGGCGGTCACGCTGATCGGGGGGTTGGCGGTTTCGCCGCTGCTGGTCGGTTGGCTGGGGGCGGAGGCGTTCGGGGCCTGGCGGGCCTGGCTGGAGCTGATGGCCTGGCTGACCCTGCTGGACTTCGGCCTGCGGGGTTCGCTGGCGCCGCTGCTCTCGCGGGCGCTGGCGGGCGGCGGGGGGACGCTGCCGGCGGTCCTCTCCGTGGCCGGCCGCAGTTCGCGGCGGGCGGGGGCGCTCAAGGCGCTCGCCTGCATCGCCGCGGTTCCGGTCATCGGGTGGCTGATCCCGGTCGGCCCGGGCCTGATGGGCGATCTGCGGACCGCGTGCGTCGTCTCCGCGGTCGGGCTGGCGGTCAGTTCGCTGGACTACGTGCGGACGCTGATCGAATGCCGGCAACAGCCGTACGTCGTGATCGGCCTGTCCCTGCTGCAGTACGTCGCCACGACCGCGATCGCCCTGCTGGCCGCGTGGGCCGGGGCCGGCATCACCGGGCAGGCGGTCGGCGCCCTCGTCGGCACGGTCTGCTTTCACGTCGGACTCGTGGCGATCGAGCTGCGCCGCAACACCCCGCTGTTCGTCCGTGCGGCCCCTTCCCGTCCCGACCCGGCCGCCCAACCCGCGACGCCCGACCCGAACGAGGACCCGAACGAGGACCGGAACGAGGACCGGAACGAGGACCGGAACGAGGACCGGAACGAGGACCGGAACGAGGACCGGAACGAGGACCGGAACGAGGACCGGAACGAGGGTCCGAACGAGGGTCCGAACGAGGACCCGAACGAGGGTCCGGCGTCGGGCGCGGGGGAGACCCGGCGGCTGGGCAAGGAACTGAGGTCGTTGCAGACGCCGATCTTCATCCGCCAGCTTGGCGGGCAGATGTCGCTGTTCTCGGACTCGCTGATCGTGGCGGCGATGCTGGACCCCGCGGCGGTGGCTGGGTTCTTCTTTACCCGCCGGATCGCCGAGCTGATCCGGGGGCAGGTCGCCGCCCTGTCCTCCGCGACTTGGGCGGGGCTGGGGGACCTCTACCACTCCGGCGAGCGGGAGACGTACCGCACGCGGGTGCTGGAACTGACGAAACTGACCGCGGCGATGTCCGTCGTGGGGTTGGTGCCGACCCTGCTGTTGAACGAGAGCTTCGTCGTCCTGTGGGCGGGGCGGGAGTATTACTCCGGGTCGCTGGTCACCGCGGCGGCGGTCGCGGCGTCGTTCATCCTCCCGGTCACGGTGGTGTGGGACTGGTGCTTCCAGGTGACCGGCAGCGTGCGGTCGCTGGTGCCGATGAGCGTCGCCGCCGCCGTCCTCAACCTGGCCCTGAGCGTGGGATTGACGCCCTGGTACGGCGTCGCCGGACCGCTGCTGGGCACGGCGCTGAGCTACGCCGCGACGGGGCTGTGGTACGAACCGGTGCTGATGGGCCGGGAACTGGGGTTCTCCGTGCGGCGACTGTACGCCGCCGTCGCCGCCCCGCTGCCCGCCGGCGTCGCGGCGTGGCTGCTCGGCTGGTGGCTGCTCCCGCAGGTCCCGGCGTGGGCGACGACCACCTGGGCGGGGCTGATTGTGTGCGGCGGCCTGACGAGCCTATGCTGCGCCGCGGCGGTCGGCCTGACGGCGTTCAATCGCGCCGAGCGCCGCCGGTGGCGCGACCGGATCCTCCACGCCGTCCGCGGCCGGGTCGCCTGA